Proteins from one Parasteatoda tepidariorum isolate YZ-2023 chromosome 4, CAS_Ptep_4.0, whole genome shotgun sequence genomic window:
- the LOC139425515 gene encoding disintegrin and metalloproteinase domain-containing protein 10-like: MEVDNSTYYIEPACYFLNNLNYTGQIVVYKDEDVIDMEKYGPYRNYSKHTFWDISRKRNSDLFSSGINEADYLKINRSCHIEMVADHTLYQFFRQDEDFVKGFLYFHAKYTDNIFRRTDFNGDGEPDNIRIIVKSITVYKSIYDPNYPMALAKDLKSFLTEFTERTQYYCLSVAMCFRRDLSSPVIGQAFKPGLSPRRTPGGICQKPLVYFNTHRSLNTAVVTVKSSRTKALPLITTLLAIAHEIGHSFGSEHDPLNDLACSPGGAGGFYLMYPNSVSTIKPRNAYFSPCSENEIYHTMLSRGECLKEYQQICGNGFREGTEECDCGVSKTCDILDRCCIPSDAKPPEKGCTFRRQSGSQCSPRENPCCSIECTVERNTNKRCFYNDKSCHISYCDGVNAICPKPVSAPDKYPCHEVSKTCNKGSCNSTVCLDNGLKNCICSDLYYECAICCMKNNVCSPAYYLGLVTVSGDKFVAVEGSRCNSNRFQCDSEGNCVNANLRVNKKDRKYNIETPKWWVVATLIVVILLIVIPTICYLLRQHIIQR; the protein is encoded by the coding sequence ATGGAAGTGGATAATAGCACTTATTACATCGAACCTGCgtgttattttctaaataatctgAATTACACTGGTCAGATAGTGGTTTACAAAGATGAAGACGTTATAGATATGGAGAAGTATGGACCTTATAGGAATTATTCGAAACATACATTTTGGGACATATCTCGCAAAagaaattctgatttattttccTCGGGCATCAATGAAGCTGATTACCTAAAAATAAACCGCTCTTGTCATATTGAAATGGTGGCGGATCACACATTATACCAATTCTTTAGACAGGATGAAGATTTTGTTAAaggttttctatattttcacgCAAAATATACTGACAACATTTTTCGACGAACCGATTTTAATGGAGACGGGGAACCAGATAACATTCGCATAATAGTAAAAAGCATTACTGTGTATAAGAGTATCTATGATCCTAATTATCCGATGGCGTTAGCAAAagacttaaaatcatttttaactgaatttacGGAGAGAACCCAATATTATTGCCTTTCAGTAGCCATGTGTTTTCGAAGAGACTTGTCATCTCCTGTAATTGGTCAAGCTTTTAAACCAGGTCTTTCACCAAGACGTACACCAGGAGGAATATGCCAGAAGCCTCTAGTGTATTTTAATACCCACAGATCCCTTAATACTGCTGTAGTGACAGTCAAATCTTCGCGAACCAAAGCTTTGCCCTTGATAACTACTTTGTTAGCCATAGCACACGAAATAGGGCACTCCTTTGGAAGTGAACACGATCCATTAAATGATTTGGCTTGTTCACCAGGAGGAGCGGGTGGATTTTACCTCATGTACCCGAATTCCGTCTCCACTATAAAGCCCAGAAACGCTTATTTTTCTCCTTGTAGTGAAAACGAAATTTATCACACCATGTTGAGCAGGGGTGAGTGCTTAAAAGAATATCAACAAATCTGTGGAAATGGTTTTAGAGAAGGAACGGAAGAGTGTGATTGCGGAGTGTCAAAAACTTGTGACATCTTAGATCGTTGTTGCATTCCATCTGATGCCAAACCGCCCGAGAAGGGATGTACTTTCCGACGCCAAAGTGGATCACAGTGCAGTCCTCGAGAAAACCCATGCTGTTCAATCGAGTGTACAGTAGAAAGAAACACAAATAAAAGATGCTTTTATAATGATAAGTCATGCCATATAAGTTACTGTGATGGTGTGAATGCAATTTGCCCCAAACCCGTGAGCGCTCCAGATAAATATCCATGTCACGAGGTTTCAAAAACCTGCAACAAAGGTTCTTGCAATAGCACAGTTTGTTTGGATAATGGACTTAAGAACTGCATTTGCAGTGATCTCTATTACGAATGCGCAATATGttgcatgaaaaataatgtatgttcTCCTGCATATTATTTAGGACTAGTGACTGTTTCTGGTGATAAATTTGTAGCTGTTGAAGGCTCTCGGTGCAATTCTAATCGATTTCAGTGTGATAGTGAAGGTAATTGTGTAAATGCTAATTTGAGAGTAAATAAGAAAGACAGAAAATACAACATTGAAACTCCTAAGTGGTGGGTTGTGGCAACTCTAATTGTAGTCATCTTATTGATTGTAATACCCACTATTTGTTATCTTTTGAGACAGCATATTATTCAGCGGTGA
- the LOC122269465 gene encoding disintegrin and metalloproteinase domain-containing protein 10-like gives MNFPLTILIIILQVHVSISEFNINDHIKNYEFAEYVIRTENGENEFSEHEVRNLKFHRKSTEIHIKTAKREFTLLLYEDDLFRTIPIEAYQFGEFTKNYCNVTTIYEGFVKNRSLFSYVIGYLYDGVFSGNIFDGEDMFIIEPIQTFARNTSGSQKAIFYNIQNLITIEGNHSENVTSFSRQPLKVSYRTANFTLHSAPRVLGLVYKLRDMFCELEIVADHKLYEFFQKDTERLSAYLYYHAKYADKIFRKTDFDFDGKPDGIRITVKKISIYKTPFESNYPMLNASGITDYLLRLVKRKQEEQFCLSFAFTYQNFSGYVIGEAFKPDLGLIGVIGGICDDPKVTPNNTLLHFNTGVINLYVNRDEMLPLAVSLLAFTHELGHNFGSDHDPPHFNACSFEGHIMSERVMPGSKNFEFSPCSRAEMSAIIKVKGICLKERDSICGNLIREGEEECDCGWSSICEFMDPCCNPMDVKLPEIGCTIKSGASFECSRKESDCCLENCTIVKDTKMPCYVDNFLCLKSFCDGINPVCLPPVIDESSYSCGIKQSTHTGNNDNISICESHGYSDCTCSRDIKEICVMCCENQESCLPASVLGLFDSSGNEYYHKIGTSCYNESFYCDGLGNCVRKDLQKERDIALYVALSVILVIFFILLGIVIYLKYRKEHFLMSNHSSQ, from the coding sequence ATGAATTTTCCGTTGACtatcttaataataattctacagGTCCATGTTTCCATTAGTGAATTCAATATCAAtgatcatataaaaaattacgagTTCGCTGAATACGTAATAAGGACTGAAAAtggtgaaaatgaattttccgAACATGAagtaaggaatttaaaattccaCCGGAAAAGCACTGAAATTCACATAAAAACTGCCAAGAGAGAGTTTACCTTATTGTTATATGAAGATGATTTATTTCGCACAATTCCAATTGAAGCCTACCAATTTGGAGagtttaccaaaaattattgCAACGTTACGACGATTTATGAGGGTTTTGTGAAAAATCGCTCGCTTTTTTCCTACGTTATAGGTTATCTTTATGATGGAGTTTTTTCTGGTAATATTTTTGATGGTGAGGATATGTTTATCATCGAACCAATTCAAACTTTCGCTAGAAATACGAGTGGCTCTCAAAAAGCTATTTTCTATAACATTCAAAACCTAATAACCATTGAAGGAAACCATTCAGAGAATGTGACGTCTTTTTCTCGGCAACCCTTGAAAGTCTCATATCGTACAGCAAATTTTACCCTTCATTCGGCTCCTCGTGTTTTGGGTTTAGTTTACAAACTGCGTGATATGTTTTGCGAACTGGAAATTGTTGCAGAccataaattatatgaatttttccaaaaagataCTGAACGATTATCTGCCTACTTATATTATCATGCCAAATATGCtgacaaaattttcagaaaaactgaCTTTGACTTTGATGGCAAACCTGATGGTATAAGAATTACAGTTAAGAAAATTTCGATTTATAAAACTCCTTTTGAGAGCAACTATCCCATGCTTAACGCGAGTGGAATAACAGACTATCTGTTGCGATTGGTCAAAAGAAAGCAAGAGGAGCAATTCTGTCTCTCCTTCGCTTTTACTTACCAAAATTTTTCTGGCTACGTTATTGGGGAAGCATTCAAGCCAGATTTAGGACTAATTGGTGTAATAGGAGGGATATGCGATGATCCGAAAGTAACGCCAAACAACACACTCCTACATTTCAATACTGGTGTTATAAATCTTTATGTGAATCGTGATGAAATGTTACCGCTAGCTGTTTCATTGCTTGCGTTTACTCATGAGCTAGGTCATAACTTCGGAAGTGATCATGACCCACCCCATTTCAATGCTTGCTCATTTGAGGGACACATAATGAGCGAGCGTGTGATGCCAggttcgaaaaattttgaattctccCCTTGCAGTCGAGCAGAAATGTCGGCAATTATCAAAGTAAAGGGTATCTGCCTAAAAGAAAGAGATAGTATCTGTGGGAACTTAATCAGAGAGGGCGAAGAAGAATGCGACTGTGGTTGGAGCTCGATTTGTGAATTTATGGATCCTTGTTGCAACCCTATGGATGTCAAACTTCCAGAAATTGGTTGCACCATAAAATCTGGTGCCAGTTTTGAATGCAGCAGGAAAGAGAGTGACTGTTGCTTGGAAAATTGCACTATAGTGAAAGATACGAAAATGCCGTGCTATGTTGACAATTTTttgtgcttgaaaagtttttgtgaTGGAATTAATCCTGTTTGCCTTCCTCCCGTAATAGATGAGTCCTCTTATTCCTGCGGCATCAAACAATCAACACACACTGGAAATAATGACAACATTTCCATTTGTGAATCACATGGATATTCAGATTGTACTTGCTCACGAGATATAAAGGAAATATGCGTCATGTGTTGCGAAAATCAAGAGTCATGTTTACCGGCGTCAGTTCTTGGGCTATTTGATTCATCTGGGAACGAATACTATCACAAAATCGGGACTAGTTGCTACAATGAGAGTTTCTATTGCGATGGATTGGGAAACTGTGTGAGAAAAGATTTACAGAAAGAAAGAGATATAGCTCTATATGTAGCATTATCTGTGATATTggtcatttttttcattcttttaggCATTGttatatacttaaaatacagaaaagaacattttcttaTGTCAAATCATAGTtctcaatga
- the LOC139425362 gene encoding probable E3 ubiquitin-protein ligase makorin-1: MTKVKTPTVKSDLSNWVNAPEFVSKTINVHIEDRSLHSPRRDKMSTFGPDLLNWVHAPEFLPKTINSQVEDHNLDSLRIVQKSTCSPVLPNWINAPEFVPINNNLRAKVRHHHSTRKDKVSKLGPDSLNWINASEFVPNNTNLRAKDLSIHHFMIKDKISTCGPESTNWVNAPEFVPKTKKSFADTLKPIVCGTTKLKPQKLDMELCIHFFEGKCLYNEECPCIHGDLCELCRKYCLNPFDEKKRKYHIEYCEKELELDMELSFAIQRSLDKTCGICMDVIMEKDPAGERRFGILEKCNHVFCLSCIRKWRSVKTFESVQHVNHLLNPAVNRACPECRVSSGFITPSRYWVDTEEEKKKLIADYKMALGKKPCKYFKRGKGTCPFGGACFYLHAKPDGTKVDLPQPSRRRRQNQNGEIDFMNTVTLWDYLEVRDTFVSR; the protein is encoded by the coding sequence ATGACAAAAGTTAAAACACCGACTGTTAAATCAGATTTATCTAACTGGGTGAATGCTCCTGAATTCGTGTCTAAGACTATTAACGTACACATTGAAGATCGCAGTCTTCACTCACCGCGAAGAGATAAAATGTCTACTTTTGGTCCAGATTTACTTAATTGGGTGCATGCACCTGAATTTTTGCCTAAAACCATTAACTCGCAGGTCGAGGATCATAATCTTGATTCACTAAGAATAGTTCAAAAATCTACATGCAGTCCAGTTTTACCTAATTGGATAAATGCCCCTGAATTTGTgccaataaataacaatttacgaGCCAAAGTTCGACATCATCACTCCACGAGGAAAGATAAAGTATCCAAACTGGGTCCAGATTCACTAAACTGGATAAATGCATCTGAATTTGTGCCCAACAACACTAACTTACGAGCTAAAGACCTAAGTATTCACCATTTCatgataaaagataaaatatctaCTTGTGGCCCAGAATCAACTAACTGGGTTAATGCACCTGAATTCGTACCAAAGACCAAGAAATCGTTTGCCGATACTCTGAAACCAATTGTTTGTGGTACTACTAAGTTAAAACCGCAAAAATTGGACATGGAATTGTGTATACATTTCTTTGAAGGTAAGTGTCTATACAATGAAGAATGTCCATGCATTCACGGAGATTTGTGTGAACTGTGTCGGAAATATTGCCTGAATCCTTTTGATGAGAAGAAGCGGAAATATCATATTGAATACTGCGAAAAAGAACTTGAGCTAGATATGGAACTGTCATTTGCCATTCAACGTAGCTTGGATAAAACATGTGGTATATGTATGGATGTTATAATGGAAAAAGATCCAGCAGGTGAACGTCGATTTGGAATCCTTGAAAAATGTAATCACGTGTTTTGTTTATCCTGTATCAGAAAGTGGAGAAgtgtaaaaacatttgaatCTGTTCAACATGTTAACCATCTATTAAATCCCGCTGTCAACCGCGCTTGCCCGGAATGTAGAGTATCATCTGGCTTCATCACACCTAGTCGATATTGGGTTGAtacagaagaagaaaagaaaaagttaattgcTGACTATAAAATGGCCTTAGGCAAAAAaccttgtaaatattttaagagaggTAAAGGAACCTGTCCTTTTGGTGGAGCTTGCTTCTATCTACACGCAAAGCCCGATGGTACAAAAGTAGATTTACCCCAACCTTCCAGGAGGCGACGACAAAATCAAAATGGCGAAATTGATTTCATGAATACAGTTACCTTGTGGGATTATTTGGAAGTAAGAGATACATTTGTATCTAGATAG